The Methanoculleus marisnigri JR1 genome window below encodes:
- a CDS encoding bi-domain-containing oxidoreductase yields the protein MKQVLLNLQSGSIQVENVPVPAVTRGVVVENAYSLISAGTESSLINLAQQSLVGKAKARPDDVKKVLQKVGTDGPLSAYQQAMSRLSKPEPLGYSSAGTVVTTASDEFEVGDRVACAGAGYAVHAEYVAVPKNLCVRIPDGVGFKEAAFTTVGSIAMHGVRNAEVSVGENVAVIGLGLIGLLSVQILKAAGCRVIGIDIDPEKLALAAELGADVVSNYDGLFERARALSSFGADAVIITAATRSSAPIEAAGRLVRDKGRVVVVGNVGMDVPRDVFYEKEAEVVVSRSYGPGRYDRNYEERGIDYPIYVRWTEKRNMEAFLELVRQKKIDLDRLITHTFPLDDAPGAYDLINTGKERFIGVLLQYSPNGSGASGTVVSLAKPGARKRKVPAAARTLGCIGAGVHAQSALYPLLPNLPVNLGGLATATGLSAQTVAKKYGFSYCTTDYHKILDDPDIDAVMIATRNDLHAPMAIDALYAGKDVFVEKPLATDIESLRRIVEARNESGQRLMVGFNRRHSPLAVRMKGFFANRATPAVLHYRVNAGQIPPEHWVHDDEQGGGMLISECCHFIDFMQYVTGARPVQVVARAIEPTGTLQKYDNFQATLTFDDGSLGTVTYTTLGDRSYPKETVEVFAGNAVGRITDFRDLELRREGKASREKRWLAQEKGFAEELLAFVKGEEPDFAGNVATTLATFAAWESIDTGAAQEIDTGRVGL from the coding sequence GTGAAACAGGTATTGCTCAATCTGCAGTCAGGGTCCATCCAGGTGGAGAACGTTCCCGTTCCCGCCGTAACGAGGGGGGTCGTCGTCGAGAACGCCTACTCCCTCATCAGCGCCGGCACGGAGTCGTCGCTGATCAACCTCGCACAGCAGTCGCTCGTCGGCAAGGCGAAGGCACGCCCCGACGACGTGAAGAAAGTCCTCCAGAAGGTCGGAACGGACGGCCCTCTCTCGGCCTACCAGCAGGCGATGAGCCGTCTCTCCAAACCCGAACCGCTCGGCTACAGTTCTGCGGGCACGGTGGTGACAACGGCATCCGACGAGTTCGAGGTCGGCGACCGCGTCGCCTGTGCCGGAGCAGGGTACGCGGTGCATGCCGAGTATGTTGCGGTCCCGAAGAACCTCTGCGTCAGGATCCCCGACGGTGTCGGCTTTAAGGAAGCGGCGTTCACGACCGTCGGGTCGATCGCGATGCACGGCGTCCGGAACGCCGAAGTCTCGGTGGGCGAGAACGTCGCGGTGATCGGGCTCGGGCTGATCGGGCTTCTCTCGGTGCAGATCCTCAAAGCCGCGGGATGCCGGGTGATCGGGATCGATATCGACCCCGAAAAACTTGCGCTTGCGGCTGAGCTCGGTGCGGACGTCGTCTCGAACTACGACGGCCTCTTCGAGAGGGCGCGGGCGTTATCGTCGTTCGGGGCGGACGCAGTCATCATCACCGCGGCCACCAGATCGAGCGCCCCAATCGAGGCCGCCGGCCGCCTGGTCAGGGATAAAGGCAGGGTCGTGGTCGTCGGGAACGTCGGCATGGACGTGCCCCGGGATGTCTTCTACGAGAAGGAGGCGGAAGTCGTCGTCTCCCGCTCCTACGGCCCCGGCCGCTACGACAGGAACTACGAGGAGCGGGGGATCGACTACCCGATCTACGTCAGGTGGACGGAGAAGAGGAACATGGAGGCGTTTCTCGAACTGGTGCGGCAGAAGAAGATCGATCTCGACCGCCTGATCACCCATACCTTTCCGCTCGACGACGCGCCGGGGGCCTACGACCTCATCAACACAGGAAAGGAACGGTTCATCGGGGTTCTCCTGCAGTACAGCCCGAACGGTTCGGGCGCCTCCGGCACCGTCGTCAGCCTCGCAAAGCCCGGCGCACGGAAGCGCAAGGTTCCGGCCGCGGCCCGGACGCTCGGGTGTATCGGCGCCGGGGTCCATGCCCAGAGCGCCCTCTATCCCCTCCTGCCGAACCTCCCGGTGAACCTCGGGGGGCTTGCGACCGCGACGGGACTCTCGGCGCAGACGGTCGCAAAGAAGTACGGCTTTTCCTACTGCACCACCGACTACCATAAGATCCTCGACGATCCCGATATCGACGCGGTGATGATCGCGACGAGAAACGATCTCCACGCGCCGATGGCGATCGACGCGCTCTATGCCGGAAAAGACGTCTTCGTGGAGAAGCCGCTCGCGACCGATATCGAGAGTCTCCGCCGGATCGTCGAGGCCAGAAACGAGTCCGGCCAGCGGCTGATGGTCGGGTTCAACCGCCGCCACTCCCCGCTTGCGGTGAGGATGAAGGGGTTCTTCGCAAACCGGGCAACCCCCGCCGTCCTGCACTACCGGGTCAACGCCGGGCAGATCCCGCCCGAACACTGGGTGCACGACGACGAGCAGGGCGGCGGGATGCTGATCTCGGAGTGCTGCCACTTCATCGACTTCATGCAGTACGTCACCGGGGCGCGGCCGGTCCAGGTCGTTGCCCGGGCAATCGAGCCGACCGGGACGCTCCAGAAGTACGACAACTTCCAGGCGACCCTGACGTTCGACGACGGGTCGCTCGGCACCGTCACCTACACGACGCTCGGGGATCGCTCCTACCCCAAAGAGACCGTCGAGGTCTTCGCCGGCAACGCCGTCGGGAGGATCACCGACTTCCGCGACCTCGAACTCCGGCGGGAGGGGAAGGCATCGAGGGAGAAGCGGTGGCTCGCCCAGGAGAAGGGGTTTGCCGAGGAACTCCTGGCGTTCGTGAAGGGCGAGGAACCGGACTTCGCCGGCAACGTCGCGACGACGCTCGCAACGTTCGCGGCATGGGAGTCGATCGATACCGGGGCGGCGCAGGAGATCGATACCGGGCGGGTGGGGTTGTGA
- a CDS encoding archaeosine biosynthesis radical SAM protein RaSEA: MPGTGGIIILDRAVPDSSSSAETFTGHSSENDILNEIRALAGGLRKRNGNAPHDLDFTVPIGWEERIGHLDDQPIRRLIIFLRSTGCEWVEKTGGCTMCGFYCATSRGREVSADEYIAQFEHVMDAVDLGDYPIVSIYNDGNIFNEREMPVAAIEKICSYIDGYKNIRKVVVESRIDYSPDEHVAKMKKALNGRQLEVAFGFESANAQVMNLCINKGFSANNFDLFHSRMRGMGVLTKPLLLVKPPFLTEGEAIDDILRTISYCISRGIDYVDLEVTTVEKNTVVHELWKNDLYRPPWLWTLVELLQQCRERFGNRAHVYVSPWNYSVESLDWARNCGKCDAEITEAIQRYNSRFDTTEFDGLDGSCREEWKEAVTAEDPRTIPERIREQLAYIQSTQPSSS, encoded by the coding sequence CTGCCCGGAACAGGGGGGATAATAATTCTAGATAGGGCCGTACCTGATAGCAGTAGCAGCGCAGAGACCTTCACGGGTCACTCATCGGAGAATGATATTCTAAACGAGATCCGAGCACTGGCCGGGGGGCTGCGCAAACGGAATGGAAACGCTCCGCACGACCTCGATTTTACGGTTCCCATCGGCTGGGAGGAGCGGATAGGGCACCTCGACGATCAGCCTATCAGGCGGTTGATCATCTTCCTCCGTTCCACGGGGTGCGAATGGGTCGAGAAGACGGGAGGGTGCACCATGTGCGGTTTTTACTGTGCAACGTCCCGGGGCCGGGAGGTATCGGCGGACGAATACATCGCGCAGTTCGAGCACGTGATGGATGCCGTCGATCTCGGGGATTACCCGATCGTCTCGATATACAACGACGGCAATATCTTTAACGAACGCGAGATGCCGGTTGCCGCCATCGAGAAGATCTGTTCGTACATCGACGGCTACAAAAACATCCGGAAGGTGGTCGTCGAGTCGAGGATCGATTATTCCCCCGACGAGCACGTGGCAAAGATGAAGAAGGCCTTGAACGGGCGGCAGCTCGAGGTGGCGTTCGGGTTCGAGTCTGCAAACGCCCAGGTGATGAACCTCTGCATCAACAAGGGGTTCTCGGCGAACAACTTCGATCTCTTCCATTCGAGGATGCGGGGGATGGGCGTGCTGACAAAACCGCTCCTCCTGGTAAAACCGCCGTTTCTCACCGAAGGAGAAGCGATAGACGATATCCTGCGGACCATCTCCTACTGCATCTCCCGCGGGATCGACTACGTCGACCTCGAGGTGACGACGGTCGAGAAGAACACGGTCGTGCACGAACTCTGGAAGAACGACCTTTACCGCCCGCCGTGGCTCTGGACGCTCGTCGAACTCCTGCAGCAGTGCCGGGAGCGGTTCGGGAACCGTGCTCACGTCTACGTCAGCCCCTGGAACTACTCGGTCGAGTCGCTCGACTGGGCCCGGAACTGCGGGAAGTGCGATGCCGAGATCACGGAGGCGATCCAGCGATACAACTCCCGTTTCGACACGACAGAGTTCGACGGACTGGACGGCTCGTGCCGGGAGGAATGGAAGGAGGCCGTTACGGCAGAAGATCCCCGCACGATCCCGGAGCGGATCCGCGAGCAGCTGGCGTATATCCAAAGTACCCAGCCTTCTTCTTCGTAA
- a CDS encoding phenylacetate--CoA ligase family protein produces MIRLGERICGRESFTAKALGLLPAYNVYRKTYTLLRESQRWSREELAAYQAQALSRLLDHAYRNVPYYRRVFQERGLVPEDIRTPDDLVLLPFLTKEIVQANLPDLKARNYPESAFEYVTTGGSTGIPVGFYYEKGVSRAREWAFMKTQWDRVGYRFTDRCVVLRGYIVGSARDGVFWKKTLCGRWLLMSSHHMTEETLPAYIDRIKRFKPRFIQGYPSTAVILARHMREHGIEPFPTVKAVLCGSENLYPWQRDLLEEVFGCRVFSWYGNSEQTVLAGECEESTHYHIFPEYGIVELIGRDGRPVEGPGAMGEVVATNLTNFVCPLIRYRTMDLATAAGRGCSCGRNYPVLERVEGRVQDFIVTGKGELLSGIAMNIDTNAFDNVKQFQFYQMKVGEVILNIVRKPTFSKQDAEYLYREVSRSCGDDVLITIRYVDNIPLTARGKYRYFVQDLPIHFSEREGGGVEHVSSDLLA; encoded by the coding sequence ATGATTCGACTGGGAGAGAGGATCTGCGGCAGGGAATCGTTCACTGCAAAAGCTCTCGGGCTTCTCCCGGCCTATAACGTCTATCGAAAGACCTACACCCTCCTCCGGGAGTCCCAGAGGTGGAGCCGGGAAGAACTCGCGGCCTACCAGGCGCAGGCGCTCTCGCGCCTCCTCGACCACGCCTACCGAAACGTCCCCTACTACCGCCGGGTCTTTCAGGAGCGCGGTCTCGTCCCGGAGGACATCCGGACCCCCGACGACCTGGTGCTCCTCCCGTTCCTGACCAAGGAGATCGTCCAGGCCAACCTCCCCGACCTGAAGGCCCGGAACTACCCGGAGTCCGCCTTCGAGTACGTCACCACCGGCGGCTCCACCGGGATCCCGGTCGGCTTCTACTACGAGAAAGGGGTCTCCCGCGCCCGGGAATGGGCGTTCATGAAGACCCAGTGGGACCGCGTCGGCTACCGGTTCACCGACCGCTGCGTCGTCCTCCGGGGCTACATCGTCGGGTCTGCCAGAGACGGCGTCTTCTGGAAGAAGACCCTCTGCGGCCGATGGCTGCTGATGTCCTCCCATCACATGACCGAGGAGACGCTGCCCGCCTACATCGACCGGATCAAGAGGTTCAAGCCACGATTCATCCAGGGATACCCCTCCACGGCCGTGATCCTGGCGCGGCACATGCGGGAGCACGGCATCGAGCCGTTCCCGACCGTCAAAGCCGTCCTCTGCGGGTCGGAGAACCTCTACCCCTGGCAACGCGACCTGCTCGAGGAGGTATTCGGGTGCCGCGTCTTCTCCTGGTACGGCAACTCCGAGCAGACGGTGCTCGCCGGGGAGTGCGAGGAGAGCACCCACTACCACATCTTCCCCGAATACGGGATCGTCGAACTGATCGGGCGCGATGGTCGGCCCGTCGAGGGGCCGGGGGCCATGGGCGAGGTGGTCGCGACCAACCTCACCAACTTCGTCTGCCCCCTCATCCGATACCGCACCATGGACCTTGCCACGGCGGCCGGGAGAGGCTGTTCCTGCGGGCGGAACTACCCGGTGCTCGAGCGCGTGGAAGGGAGGGTTCAGGACTTCATCGTGACGGGCAAAGGCGAACTTCTCTCCGGGATTGCCATGAACATCGATACCAATGCGTTCGATAACGTTAAACAGTTTCAGTTCTACCAGATGAAGGTCGGGGAAGTCATACTGAATATCGTGAGAAAACCGACGTTCAGCAAGCAGGACGCGGAGTACCTCTACCGGGAAGTGAGCCGGAGTTGCGGCGACGACGTTCTTATCACCATCAGGTACGTCGACAACATACCGCTCACTGCCCGCGGCAAGTATCGCTACTTCGTTCAGGATCTGCCGATACACTTCAGCGAACGGGAGGGGGGGGGTGTCGAGCATGTGTCCTCAGATCTGCTCGCCTGA
- a CDS encoding phenylacetate--CoA ligase family protein has protein sequence MDTKAGLHRWVSRANPLTVKALSLVPSYRTYRQMYALLQRSQWWSQEELAAYQTQALSHLLDHAYRNVPYYRRVFQERGLVPEDIRTPDDLVLLPFLTKEIVQANLPDLKARNYPESAFEYVRTSGSTGTPMGFYYEKGASRAREWAFMKTQWDRVGYRFGDRCVILRGHIVDGASSGTYWRRALFGRWLIMSSHQMTEETLPDYIIWIRTFKPRFIHAYPSTAVILARHMREHGIEPFPTVKAVLCGSENLYPWQRDLLEEVFGCRVFSWYGNSEQTVLAGECEESTHYHIFPEYGIVELIGRDGRPVEGPGAMGEVVATNLTNFVCPLIRYRTMDVAVATEKQCSCGRQYPLLEKVEGRLQEFIVTRSGHLISVTPINYESEAFENIRQFQMYQEEVGELIMKVVKKPAYTEKDTRQLTDELRCQLGDGVNVHVRFVDEIPRTEGGKFRYLIQKIPISIGDL, from the coding sequence ATGGATACGAAGGCAGGTCTTCATCGATGGGTGTCGCGCGCGAACCCGCTCACCGTAAAGGCACTCAGCCTGGTGCCGTCTTACCGCACCTACCGGCAGATGTACGCGCTCCTCCAGCGGTCACAGTGGTGGAGCCAGGAAGAACTCGCGGCCTACCAGACGCAGGCGCTCTCGCACCTCCTCGACCACGCCTACCGAAACGTCCCCTACTACCGCCGGGTCTTTCAGGAGCGCGGTCTCGTCCCGGAGGACATCCGGACCCCCGACGACCTGGTGCTCCTCCCGTTCCTGACCAAGGAGATCGTCCAGGCCAACCTCCCCGACCTGAAGGCCCGGAACTACCCGGAGTCCGCCTTCGAATACGTGCGCACGTCCGGCTCCACCGGCACCCCCATGGGGTTCTACTACGAGAAAGGGGCCTCCCGTGCCCGGGAATGGGCGTTCATGAAGACCCAGTGGGACCGCGTCGGCTACCGGTTCGGCGACCGTTGCGTCATACTCCGGGGACACATCGTGGACGGGGCATCCAGCGGCACCTACTGGAGGCGAGCGCTCTTCGGCCGGTGGCTGATCATGTCCTCCCACCAGATGACCGAGGAAACCCTGCCGGACTATATCATCTGGATCCGGACGTTCAAGCCCCGCTTCATCCACGCTTACCCCTCCACGGCCGTGATCCTGGCGCGGCACATGCGGGAACACGGCATCGAGCCGTTCCCGACCGTCAAAGCCGTCCTCTGCGGGTCGGAGAACCTCTACCCCTGGCAACGCGACCTGCTCGAGGAGGTATTCGGCTGCCGCGTCTTCTCCTGGTACGGCAACTCCGAGCAGACGGTGCTCGCCGGGGAGTGCGAGGAGAGCACCCACTACCACATCTTCCCCGAATACGGGATCGTCGAACTGATCGGAAGGGACGGCCGGCCCGTCGAAGGGCCGGGGGCCATGGGCGAGGTGGTCGCGACCAACCTCACCAACTTCGTCTGCCCCCTCATCCGGTACCGCACCATGGACGTCGCGGTCGCCACGGAGAAGCAGTGCTCGTGCGGCAGACAGTACCCCCTGCTCGAGAAGGTGGAGGGGAGGCTCCAGGAGTTCATCGTAACCCGGAGCGGGCACCTGATCTCCGTCACCCCCATCAACTACGAGTCGGAGGCGTTCGAGAACATCAGGCAGTTCCAGATGTACCAGGAGGAGGTGGGCGAACTCATCATGAAGGTCGTCAAAAAACCCGCCTACACCGAGAAGGACACCCGGCAGCTGACCGACGAACTCCGGTGCCAGCTCGGCGACGGGGTGAACGTCCACGTCCGCTTCGTCGACGAGATCCCCCGCACCGAAGGCGGCAAGTTCCGGTACCTCATCCAGAAGATCCCCATCTCGATCGGCGACCTCTGA
- a CDS encoding GNAT family N-acetyltransferase has product MWDSFVDASPYGLLFHRWDYITITARHTGYRLLPYGIYKGEELVCLAPLFFRSVHGVKTLFSPPPMQAVIPYLGLIPAKDFAALKLGKQEAIMDLVATDLSAEIDAISPHYFSLTFVPGLIDVRQFIWRGYTPKVHYTYVIDLTRPLETIWGDFHYKLRNKIRKAEKAGMDLVRSTDISDLYTALAGRFSQPDMNIPMISRRYFEDVFRAYPDHLAAYYLYDREGALTGAVATQEYKRFLLWMGTPRIESVHAGNEYLQWLLVQRARAEGYSYLENIGANTPDLNFFKSKFCSVLGIYMEVCRKDIVGALAEWAYSSVFNNPRLKRRVVPYID; this is encoded by the coding sequence GTGTGGGATTCATTTGTCGATGCAAGTCCGTACGGGCTGCTTTTCCACAGGTGGGACTACATAACGATCACAGCCCGGCATACGGGGTACCGGCTCCTCCCGTACGGCATCTACAAGGGGGAAGAACTCGTCTGCCTCGCCCCGCTCTTCTTCAGGAGCGTGCACGGGGTCAAGACGCTCTTCTCGCCGCCGCCCATGCAGGCGGTCATCCCCTACCTGGGCCTTATCCCGGCGAAGGATTTTGCCGCGTTGAAACTGGGCAAACAGGAGGCGATCATGGATCTCGTTGCGACGGATCTCTCTGCAGAGATCGACGCGATATCGCCGCACTACTTCTCTCTGACCTTCGTCCCCGGCCTCATCGACGTCAGGCAGTTCATCTGGAGGGGGTATACGCCGAAGGTCCACTACACCTACGTGATCGATCTTACGCGGCCGCTCGAGACGATCTGGGGCGATTTCCACTACAAACTCCGGAATAAGATCAGAAAAGCCGAGAAGGCCGGGATGGATCTCGTGCGGAGCACCGATATCTCGGATCTTTATACGGCGCTTGCCGGGCGGTTCAGCCAGCCGGACATGAACATCCCGATGATCAGCAGGCGTTACTTTGAGGACGTCTTCCGGGCGTACCCGGATCATCTCGCGGCATACTACCTCTACGACCGGGAAGGTGCGCTCACGGGGGCCGTCGCCACCCAGGAGTACAAGCGGTTCCTGCTCTGGATGGGCACGCCGCGGATCGAGAGTGTTCACGCAGGGAACGAGTATCTCCAGTGGCTTCTGGTCCAGCGTGCACGGGCCGAAGGCTACTCGTACCTGGAGAACATCGGGGCGAACACGCCCGACCTCAACTTCTTCAAGTCAAAGTTCTGTTCGGTTCTCGGCATTTACATGGAGGTCTGCCGGAAGGATATCGTCGGGGCCCTGGCGGAATGGGCATACAGTTCCGTCTTCAACAATCCCCGGCTGAAACGCAGAGTCGTCCCCTACATCGACTGA
- a CDS encoding GNAT family N-acetyltransferase, which produces MPVEFIADRDAWDAFVDESPSGLLFHKWDFLTITKQHTGYMFLPCGIYKGEELLAVCPLFCRRTNGVTVVLSPPPMQAVIPYLGVVMGRDYAAAKQSKKESMLQGVADGLEEVLRDLAPNYLSMTFVPGFHDIRRFIWDGYRTGVNYSYTIDLAPSIETLWGNVNAKLRTSLRRFEKEGYHLEEGDGLTLFYETVRRRFSRPDMNIPMINRDYFEDIFRAYPDHAHVYHLYDRAGDLKGVGTTLEYRRYILWVGGPKIDGTSANEYLQWCLIRNAKEKGFLEFENTGANNPNLNVHKAKYNPDLAIFFEVSRKDGVGRIAEWAYSNIANRPLIKKRFVPYVR; this is translated from the coding sequence TTGCCGGTCGAGTTCATCGCTGACAGAGATGCCTGGGACGCGTTTGTCGACGAAAGTCCCTCGGGCCTCCTCTTTCATAAGTGGGACTTCCTGACGATCACGAAGCAGCATACCGGGTATATGTTTCTTCCCTGCGGCATCTACAAGGGCGAAGAACTGCTCGCGGTCTGCCCCCTCTTCTGCAGGCGGACGAACGGCGTCACCGTCGTGCTCTCGCCGCCGCCCATGCAGGCGGTCATACCGTATCTCGGGGTGGTCATGGGCAGGGATTATGCAGCGGCAAAGCAGAGCAAGAAGGAGTCGATGCTGCAGGGGGTGGCCGACGGGCTCGAGGAAGTTCTCCGCGATCTCGCGCCGAACTACCTCTCGATGACGTTCGTCCCGGGCTTTCACGACATCCGCCGGTTCATCTGGGACGGATACCGGACCGGGGTCAACTACTCGTATACGATCGACCTCGCACCGTCGATCGAGACCCTCTGGGGGAACGTGAACGCGAAGCTGCGCACGAGCCTCCGGCGGTTCGAGAAGGAAGGTTACCACCTGGAGGAGGGCGACGGTCTCACCCTGTTCTACGAGACGGTGCGCCGGCGGTTCAGCCGCCCGGATATGAACATCCCGATGATCAACCGCGACTACTTCGAGGATATCTTCCGGGCGTATCCGGATCACGCCCATGTCTACCATCTCTACGATCGGGCCGGCGACCTCAAAGGGGTCGGCACGACCCTGGAATACAGGCGTTATATCCTCTGGGTCGGCGGGCCGAAGATCGACGGCACGTCGGCGAACGAGTATCTCCAGTGGTGCCTTATCCGGAACGCGAAAGAGAAGGGTTTCTTGGAGTTCGAGAATACCGGGGCGAACAACCCGAACCTGAACGTGCATAAGGCGAAGTACAACCCGGATCTTGCGATCTTTTTTGAGGTGAGCAGAAAAGACGGCGTGGGCAGGATCGCGGAATGGGCATACAGCAACATCGCCAACAGGCCGCTGATCAAGAAGAGGTTTGTCCCCTACGTCAGGTGA
- a CDS encoding GNAT family N-acetyltransferase codes for MTAIRVEDRDTWDAFIDESPSGLLFHKWDYLHLTAKHTKSTLLPYAIYKGDEPLCVFPLFRMRMHGVNAVFSPPPLTVIPHLGCVTSGKFESLKRSKKESLLGVIAEEIRGEFLEFSPNYLSIAFVPGFHDIRHYLWDRCDARVRYTYTIDLERPLEDIWNNLHYKLRNKLKKEAKTGLRLEKSGDISTLHALISDRYRDPSLDIPPIRRDYLEDLVRAYPDRIGVYTLYDAEDEVAAVVAAQEYKRFLLWMGTPKIESAHAGNEYLQWLLIRHAHAEGYRTFENMGANNPDLAFFKSKFNPDLTMYFEIEKKDAFGAFSEWAYRSFVKRLMMATGRV; via the coding sequence ATGACAGCGATCAGAGTCGAGGACAGAGATACCTGGGATGCCTTCATCGACGAGAGCCCTTCGGGCCTCCTCTTCCATAAGTGGGACTATCTGCACCTGACGGCAAAACATACGAAGAGCACCCTCCTTCCGTACGCGATCTATAAAGGAGACGAGCCGCTCTGCGTGTTTCCGCTCTTCCGGATGCGAATGCATGGCGTCAACGCCGTTTTTTCACCTCCGCCCCTCACGGTGATTCCCCACCTCGGGTGCGTGACGAGCGGGAAGTTCGAGTCGCTCAAGCGAAGCAAGAAAGAATCCCTTCTCGGGGTGATCGCGGAGGAGATACGCGGGGAGTTCCTCGAGTTCTCGCCGAACTACCTCTCGATAGCCTTTGTCCCGGGCTTTCACGATATACGCCACTACCTCTGGGACCGGTGCGATGCACGGGTCCGGTATACCTACACCATCGATCTGGAGCGGCCGCTCGAGGATATCTGGAACAACCTCCACTACAAGCTCCGGAACAAGTTGAAGAAGGAAGCGAAAACGGGTCTCCGGCTGGAAAAATCCGGCGATATCTCCACGCTCCATGCACTCATCTCCGATCGTTACCGTGACCCGTCGCTCGATATCCCGCCGATCAGGCGCGACTACCTCGAGGATCTCGTGCGTGCCTACCCTGACCGGATCGGGGTCTACACCCTCTACGATGCGGAGGACGAGGTCGCAGCCGTGGTGGCCGCTCAGGAGTACAAGCGGTTCCTGCTCTGGATGGGAACGCCGAAGATCGAGAGCGCTCACGCGGGGAACGAGTATCTCCAGTGGCTCCTGATCCGGCATGCACATGCCGAAGGCTACCGGACGTTCGAGAACATGGGTGCGAACAACCCCGATCTGGCCTTCTTCAAATCGAAGTTCAACCCCGATCTTACGATGTACTTTGAGATCGAGAAGAAAGACGCCTTCGGCGCGTTTTCCGAGTGGGCATACCGCTCCTTTGTGAAACGGTTGATGATGGCGACCGGGAGGGTTTAG
- a CDS encoding phenylacetate--CoA ligase family protein produces the protein MTARALRILPAYSAYIKTYTLLRESRRWSREELAAYQAQALSRLLDHAYRNVPYYRRVFQERGLVPEDIRTPDDLVLLPFLTREDLQANLPDLKARNYPESAFEYVTTGGSTGIPVGFYYEKGVSRAREWAFMKTQWDRVGYRFTDRCVVLRGYIVGSARDGVFWKKTLCGRWLLMSSHHMTEETLPAYIDRIKRFKPRFIQAYPSVATILARYMQEHGIEPFPTVKAVLCGSENLYPWQRDLLEEVFGCRVFSWYGNSEQTVLAGECEESTHYHIFPEYGIVELIGRDGRPVEGPGAMGEVVATNLTNFVCPLIRYRTLDVAVLGTDACTCGRAYPMLERVEGRLQEFIVTKNRRFISMTAVNMHSDIFDNVAQFQFHQEKEGETLLRIVKKPGYGDRDTERILRELDRKFDGDVDVTIRFVDEIPRTRRGKYQFLIQELPLGQGGISV, from the coding sequence GTGACCGCGAGGGCGCTCCGCATCCTCCCCGCATACTCTGCATACATTAAGACCTACACCCTCCTCCGGGAGTCCCGAAGATGGAGCCGGGAAGAACTCGCGGCCTACCAGGCGCAGGCGCTCTCGCGCCTCCTCGACCACGCCTACCGAAACGTCCCCTACTACCGCCGGGTCTTTCAGGAGCGCGGTCTCGTCCCGGAGGACATCCGGACCCCCGACGACCTGGTGCTCCTCCCGTTCCTGACCCGGGAGGATCTTCAGGCCAACCTCCCCGACCTGAAAGCCCGGAACTACCCGGAGTCCGCCTTCGAGTACGTCACCACCGGCGGCTCCACCGGGATCCCGGTCGGCTTCTACTACGAGAAAGGGGTCTCCCGCGCCCGGGAATGGGCGTTCATGAAGACCCAGTGGGACCGCGTCGGCTACCGGTTCACCGACCGCTGCGTCGTCCTCCGGGGCTACATCGTCGGGTCTGCCAGAGACGGCGTCTTCTGGAAGAAGACCCTCTGCGGCCGGTGGCTGCTGATGTCCTCCCACCACATGACCGAGGAGACGCTGCCCGCCTACATCGACCGGATCAAGAGGTTCAAGCCACGGTTCATCCAGGCGTATCCCTCGGTGGCGACGATCCTGGCGCGGTACATGCAGGAGCACGGCATCGAGCCGTTCCCGACCGTCAAAGCCGTCCTCTGCGGGTCGGAGAACCTCTACCCCTGGCAGCGCGACCTGCTCGAGGAGGTATTCGGGTGCCGCGTCTTCTCCTGGTACGGCAACTCCGAGCAGACGGTGCTCGCCGGGGAGTGCGAGGAGAGCACCCACTACCACATCTTCCCCGAATACGGGATCGTCGAACTGATCGGGCGCGATGGTCGGCCCGTCGAGGGGCCGGGGGCCATGGGCGAGGTGGTCGCGACCAACCTCACCAACTTCGTCTGCCCCCTCATCCGGTACCGCACCCTGGACGTCGCGGTTCTCGGGACGGACGCCTGCACCTGCGGTCGTGCCTACCCGATGCTCGAGCGGGTCGAGGGGAGGCTCCAGGAATTCATCGTGACGAAGAACCGCCGGTTCATATCGATGACCGCGGTAAACATGCACTCCGACATCTTCGACAACGTTGCACAGTTCCAGTTTCACCAGGAGAAGGAGGGAGAGACCCTGCTACGAATCGTGAAAAAACCCGGGTACGGCGACCGTGACACGGAACGCATTCTCCGGGAACTCGACAGAAAATTCGACGGCGACGTGGACGTCACCATCCGCTTCGTCGATGAGATTCCCCGCACCCGGCGCGGTAAGTACCAGTTCCTGATACAGGAACTCCCGCTGGGTCAGGGGGGCATTTCGGTGTGA